A genomic stretch from Etheostoma cragini isolate CJK2018 chromosome 8, CSU_Ecrag_1.0, whole genome shotgun sequence includes:
- the LOC117949667 gene encoding ribonuclease P protein subunit p25-like protein: MTEPRGQMKSSNAKSSTIMELQSASFDPDVPSSGQSNFRRVSRTEDSSPYPIPGLAADILHMRVKEGSKIRNLLRFATARMQGEGKDSNGTLLTQVVFTGSGRGVTKTITCVEILKRKVGGLHQVSKLYYKTVKEVWESQQPGAPGITMHRTVPAICILLSKDPLDPQETGYQSPQTLRVPTEDTERGRALIRPAHCSFSQQGAKRFCLDDLSAGSPLPSP, from the coding sequence ATGACTGAACCAAGGGGTCAGATGAAGAGTTCAAATGCTAAAAGCAGTACTATAATGGAACTGCAGTCTGCTTCATTCGACCCTGATGTCCCATCTTCTGGCCAGAGCAACTTCAGAAGAGTCAGCCGCACAGAGGACAGCAGTCCCTATCCAATCCCCGGGCTGGCAGCAGACATCCTGCACATGCGAGTGAAAGAAGGAAGCAAGATCCGCAATTTGCTGCGGTTTGCAACAGCTCGCATGCAAGGAGAGGGGAAAGACAGCAATGGGACATTACTGACACAGGTAGTCTTCACTGGTTCAGGTAGAGGAGTCACCAAGACCATCACCTGTGTTGAGATTCTAAAACGTAAAGTGGGAGGGCTCCACCAGGTGTCCAAGCTCTACTACAAGACAGTGAAAGAGGTCTGGGAGAGTCAACAACCAGGAGCACCAGGTATAACCATGCATAGGACAGTCCCTGCCATCTGTATCCTGCTCTCTAAAGACCCTCTGGATCCCCAGGAGACTGGATACCAATCCCCCCAAACCCTAAGGGTTcccacagaggacacagagagaggtagAGCTCTGATCAGGCCAGCTCACTGTTCCTTCTCACAGCAAGGAGCCAAGAGATTCTGTCTGGATGACTTGAGTGCAGGTTCTCCATTACCGTCTCCATGA